From Polynucleobacter sp. MWH-Braz-FAM2G, a single genomic window includes:
- the dnaA gene encoding chromosomal replication initiator protein DnaA, giving the protein MSNLQNPPALNSTSPLGFWDDAIGILSRELSPQQFKTWIQPLTLMSFIESDDSLTIGAPNRFKLDWIKKTFADRFQELAAQYFGRPINIDFTLAIEPTSPTIATPNITSETAPQQPSDDVAEPSISVDESTFEIEDHSKLNPNLTFETFVTGKANQLARAASIQVAHNPGTSYNPMFLYGGVGLGKTHLIHAIGNHLLKDKPNARIRYIHAEQYVSDVVRAYQQKAFDRFKRYYHSLDLLLIDDIQFFSGKSRTQEEFFYAFEALLSNKSQVIITSDTYPKEMSGIDDRLISRFDSGLTVAIEPPELEMRVAILMKKAISEGIPMSEDVAFFVAKHLRSNVRELEGALRKILAFVRFHGREVTIEVARTALKDLLSIQNRQISVDNIQKAVADFYSIKVADMYSKKRPANIARPRQIAMFMAKELTQKSLPEIGELFGGRDHTTVLHAVRKISEERAHDGQLNHEIHVIEQTLKA; this is encoded by the coding sequence ATGAGCAACTTACAAAATCCCCCCGCCTTGAATTCAACTAGCCCACTGGGGTTTTGGGATGATGCTATCGGCATTTTATCCCGCGAACTGTCACCCCAACAGTTTAAAACGTGGATTCAGCCCCTTACTTTGATGTCTTTTATTGAAAGTGATGACTCACTAACAATAGGTGCTCCAAACCGATTTAAGCTCGACTGGATTAAAAAAACATTTGCTGACCGCTTTCAAGAGTTGGCTGCCCAGTATTTTGGGCGCCCCATTAATATAGATTTCACATTAGCGATTGAGCCAACAAGCCCGACCATCGCCACTCCAAACATCACCTCAGAAACAGCCCCACAACAACCTTCTGACGATGTAGCCGAACCTAGTATTTCAGTGGATGAGAGCACTTTTGAGATTGAAGACCACTCAAAATTAAACCCCAACTTAACGTTTGAAACTTTTGTAACTGGTAAGGCCAATCAATTAGCAAGAGCCGCGTCAATTCAGGTTGCTCATAACCCAGGAACATCTTATAACCCAATGTTTTTGTATGGCGGGGTGGGTTTAGGCAAGACCCACCTGATCCACGCGATAGGTAATCACCTATTAAAAGACAAACCAAACGCCAGAATTCGCTACATCCATGCAGAACAATATGTATCTGACGTTGTGCGCGCCTATCAGCAAAAAGCATTTGATCGATTTAAGCGCTACTACCACTCCTTAGATCTGTTGTTAATTGACGATATTCAGTTTTTTAGCGGTAAATCTAGAACACAGGAAGAGTTCTTTTACGCCTTTGAGGCTTTGTTAAGCAATAAATCTCAAGTCATTATTACTAGTGATACCTACCCCAAAGAAATGTCGGGAATAGACGACCGCCTCATTTCACGCTTCGACTCTGGATTGACGGTTGCAATTGAACCGCCTGAGCTAGAAATGCGGGTTGCCATCTTGATGAAAAAAGCAATAAGTGAAGGCATTCCAATGAGTGAGGATGTCGCATTCTTTGTTGCAAAACATCTTCGTTCGAATGTACGCGAGCTTGAGGGTGCTTTAAGGAAAATTTTGGCATTTGTACGTTTCCATGGGCGAGAAGTAACAATTGAAGTTGCCAGAACGGCACTAAAAGACTTGCTTTCCATCCAAAACCGCCAGATTTCAGTCGATAACATCCAAAAAGCTGTTGCCGATTTTTACAGCATTAAGGTTGCTGATATGTATTCCAAAAAGCGTCCGGCCAATATTGCTCGGCCACGCCAAATTGCGATGTTTATGGCTAAAGAACTTACCCAAAAAAGTCTTCCTGAAATTGGCGAACTATTTGGGGGTAGAGACCACACAACCGTTTTACATGCTGTTCGTAAGATTTCTGAAGAACGGGCTCATGATGGACAACTAAACCATGAAATCCACGTTATTGAACAAACTTTAAAGGCTTAA